In Betaproteobacteria bacterium, a genomic segment contains:
- a CDS encoding tripartite tricarboxylate transporter substrate binding protein gives MKKTDAKIVFALATLAFVGSANVHAAQGAEAYPSKPIRLIVPFSPGGSADNLARTMQTPLSAVLGQPIVIDNRGGASSVIGTELAARALPDGYTLLLVTTTYTVNPSLIKKLPYDTIRDFSAMSLVVSQANILAVHPAVPAKSVKELVAYAKSKAGHVTYASGGSGSSPHLSGELFRLVADIELTHVPFKGSGPGVTALLGGQVTLMFAGPLTFEQHIKAGKIRALAVADRKRSSVLPDVPTMAEAGYAGVETGTWFGFLGPAGTPPSITQTVHEAIVKAMAQPAMKSRLLAQGVDIVGAGPREFEKIIREEVDKWAKLVKRAGITAR, from the coding sequence ATGAAGAAAACAGATGCGAAAATCGTCTTCGCGCTCGCGACACTGGCGTTCGTCGGAAGCGCAAACGTGCATGCGGCGCAGGGCGCGGAAGCTTACCCTTCCAAGCCGATCCGCTTGATCGTCCCGTTCTCCCCCGGCGGCAGCGCCGACAATCTCGCGCGCACGATGCAGACGCCGTTGAGCGCGGTGCTTGGACAACCGATCGTCATAGACAACCGCGGCGGTGCGAGCAGCGTCATCGGCACCGAGCTCGCGGCGCGCGCGCTGCCCGACGGCTACACGCTGCTGCTCGTCACCACCACATACACCGTGAACCCGAGCCTCATAAAGAAGCTGCCGTACGACACGATACGCGACTTCAGCGCGATGTCGCTCGTCGTATCGCAGGCGAACATCCTCGCGGTTCACCCCGCTGTGCCGGCGAAGTCGGTGAAGGAGCTCGTGGCGTACGCGAAATCGAAGGCCGGGCACGTGACCTACGCCTCCGGGGGAAGCGGCAGCTCGCCGCATCTCTCGGGCGAGCTTTTCCGTCTCGTCGCCGACATCGAGCTGACCCACGTGCCGTTCAAGGGTTCCGGACCCGGCGTGACCGCGCTGCTCGGGGGGCAGGTGACGCTGATGTTCGCCGGCCCGCTCACCTTCGAGCAGCACATCAAGGCGGGGAAGATCCGCGCACTGGCCGTTGCCGACCGCAAGCGCTCATCCGTTTTGCCGGACGTGCCGACGATGGCCGAGGCAGGCTATGCCGGGGTCGAAACGGGAACGTGGTTCGGTTTCCTGGGACCCGCGGGAACCCCGCCTTCGATCACGCAGACCGTCCATGAGGCGATCGTGAAAGCGATGGCTCAGCCGGCCATGAAGTCGCGATTGCTCGCGCAGGGCGTGGACATCGTCGGCGCCGGCCCGCGCGAGTTCGAAAAGATCATTCGCGAAGAAGTCGACAAGTGGGCCAAGCTTGTCAAGCGCGCGGGGATTACGGCAAGGTAG
- a CDS encoding alpha/beta fold hydrolase translates to MTTTSYWTASDGTQLHYRYDDFTDPWQEAPLVVLLHPGLGSSLRLFGWVPHLARHYRVVRPDIRGHGKSRPGPDDTLTHERLALDLIELLDHFGARRAHVMGSSAGGMVAGRTALRHPQRFASLALYAATAGIPPSRPAKGNWLERVGRDGVRKFLEETARDRIGDASPEHVRWYIDSAEGVTPQFLARFVPLMARDDFTERLRELDLPILLAVPDPDPMVERAEYARMREFVRDLTYIEFQGASHSMTAEIPDACAIAYSEFLAEVEAR, encoded by the coding sequence ATGACGACCACATCGTACTGGACCGCCAGCGACGGTACGCAGCTCCACTACCGTTACGACGACTTTACGGACCCGTGGCAGGAAGCACCCCTCGTGGTGCTGCTGCATCCCGGCCTCGGCAGTTCGCTGCGCCTGTTCGGGTGGGTGCCGCACCTTGCTCGTCATTACCGCGTCGTGCGACCGGACATCCGCGGACACGGCAAGTCCCGGCCCGGCCCGGACGATACGCTCACGCACGAGCGGCTTGCACTCGATCTGATCGAGCTCCTCGACCACTTCGGTGCGCGGCGTGCGCACGTCATGGGATCATCCGCGGGCGGCATGGTGGCCGGCCGCACGGCGCTGCGCCATCCGCAGCGCTTCGCCTCGCTCGCCCTGTACGCGGCAACCGCGGGCATACCGCCGAGCCGACCCGCGAAAGGCAACTGGCTCGAGCGCGTCGGCCGCGACGGCGTGCGCAAGTTTCTCGAAGAGACGGCACGCGACCGCATCGGGGATGCCAGCCCCGAGCACGTGCGCTGGTACATCGATTCCGCGGAAGGCGTGACGCCGCAGTTTCTCGCACGCTTCGTCCCGTTGATGGCAAGGGACGACTTCACCGAGCGGCTGCGCGAGCTCGACTTGCCAATCTTGCTCGCGGTGCCCGATCCGGATCCCATGGTGGAGCGAGCCGAATATGCGCGCATGCGCGAGTTCGTGCGCGATCTGACCTACATCGAATTTCAGGGTGCGAGCCACAGCATGACGGCCGAGATCCCCGATGCGTGCGCAATCGCCTATTCCGAGTTCCTCGCCGAGGTCGAAGCCCGATGA
- a CDS encoding tripartite tricarboxylate transporter substrate binding protein — MRCFWLAAAIGGSSAFAQTPEYPVKPVRFIAGFPAGGPSDIVTRAVAKRMSELLGQPVVVENRSGAGGHIAVEALAKSPPDGYTILLGGSFLTIGPSLYKKLAYDPVRDIAPIGLIAHNQYLLVVHPAVPARSAKELIALTKSRPGQLNYGSSGVGAPPHLATELMLSMAHVDAVHVPYKGATPAITDLVGGHIDFYVGGISGLIPQVRSGRLRGLAVTSPRRHPSVPELPTVSDTVPRFESRSWIGVLMPAGTPKDIVARVNSAIVSIVNMPEVRQALIARGADPETNTPDAFAKFIRDEVARAARVVKAAGIKPQ, encoded by the coding sequence ATGCGCTGCTTCTGGCTTGCGGCTGCGATCGGCGGAAGCTCCGCGTTCGCGCAGACGCCCGAATATCCGGTCAAGCCGGTGCGTTTCATTGCGGGCTTTCCGGCCGGCGGGCCGAGCGACATCGTCACGCGCGCCGTGGCCAAGCGCATGTCCGAGCTGCTGGGACAGCCGGTCGTCGTGGAGAACCGCTCCGGCGCTGGCGGCCATATCGCTGTCGAAGCCCTCGCCAAGTCGCCGCCGGACGGCTACACGATCCTGCTCGGCGGCAGCTTCCTCACCATCGGCCCGAGCCTCTACAAGAAGCTCGCCTACGATCCGGTGCGCGACATCGCGCCGATCGGTCTCATCGCGCACAATCAGTATCTGCTCGTCGTGCATCCGGCGGTGCCGGCCAGGAGTGCAAAGGAGCTTATCGCGCTCACGAAGTCCCGTCCCGGTCAGCTCAACTATGGCTCATCGGGCGTCGGCGCACCACCGCATCTCGCCACCGAGCTCATGCTGTCGATGGCGCACGTGGATGCGGTTCACGTGCCCTACAAGGGCGCGACGCCGGCGATTACCGACCTCGTCGGGGGCCACATCGATTTCTACGTGGGCGGCATCTCCGGCCTCATCCCGCAGGTCCGCAGCGGCCGGCTGCGCGGCCTCGCGGTCACCAGTCCGCGCAGGCACCCTTCGGTGCCGGAGCTGCCCACGGTGTCCGACACCGTACCACGATTCGAGTCCCGTTCCTGGATCGGCGTGCTGATGCCGGCCGGGACGCCGAAGGACATCGTCGCGCGCGTGAACAGTGCGATCGTGAGCATCGTCAACATGCCCGAAGTGCGGCAAGCGCTGATCGCGCGAGGCGCCGATCCGGAAACCAACACACCCGATGCGTTCGCGAAATTCATCCGCGACGAAGTCGCCCGGGCGGCGCGGGTGGTCAAAGCGGCCGGGATAAAACCGCAGTGA
- a CDS encoding alpha/beta fold hydrolase produces MKENFTTSDGVRLAYYIDDYTDPWRSAPTLLMLHSAMSSAKRFYSMVPGLARHCRVIRLDSRGHGESEVPPPHVPHSSDRLNQDVLELLDRIGIESAHILAGSAGGYTAQLLAIQHPRRVKSLVLLSATPGFKGDQGKRWLRESAQRGMRPVFAETVDERIPVAEVDPGLIEWVLGEICKNDLAWLERFIGLWTDTWFMDEVSKIQCPTLIVEPGAHTIGTGSAFAEMEKRIPTAKRIVYQNGRHNVFDYLPDRCVADTLAFLKEHFPGEIH; encoded by the coding sequence ATGAAGGAGAACTTCACCACGAGCGATGGCGTTCGCCTCGCCTATTACATCGACGATTACACCGATCCCTGGCGCAGTGCCCCAACGCTGCTCATGCTCCACTCGGCGATGAGCAGCGCGAAGCGCTTCTATTCGATGGTGCCAGGGCTCGCCCGCCACTGCCGCGTGATCCGCCTCGACAGCCGCGGTCACGGCGAATCCGAAGTGCCGCCGCCGCACGTGCCGCACAGCAGCGACCGGCTCAACCAGGACGTGCTGGAGCTCCTCGACCGGATCGGCATCGAAAGCGCCCATATCCTCGCCGGCTCCGCTGGCGGTTATACGGCGCAGCTTCTCGCCATCCAGCACCCGCGCCGCGTGAAGAGCCTGGTGCTGCTCAGCGCCACGCCCGGCTTCAAGGGCGATCAGGGCAAGCGCTGGCTGCGCGAATCCGCCCAGCGCGGCATGCGGCCCGTGTTCGCCGAGACCGTCGACGAGCGCATACCCGTCGCCGAAGTCGATCCGGGGTTGATCGAATGGGTGCTGGGAGAGATCTGCAAGAACGATCTGGCGTGGCTCGAGCGCTTCATCGGCCTGTGGACCGATACGTGGTTCATGGACGAGGTCTCGAAGATCCAGTGTCCTACCCTCATCGTCGAGCCGGGTGCGCATACGATCGGCACCGGCTCGGCGTTCGCGGAGATGGAGAAGCGCATCCCGACAGCGAAGCGTATCGTCTACCAGAACGGCAGGCACAACGTTTTCGACTACCTGCCGGACCGCTGCGTCGCCGACACGCTCGCGTTCCTGAAGGAACATTTTCCCGGAGAAATCCACTGA
- a CDS encoding tripartite tricarboxylate transporter substrate binding protein, with translation MRPALIAAAALLFWACIGYAQTYPARQIRIVVPFAPGGGTDIMTRIMLPKLSELLKQQLIVDNRPGAGSRIGTELVAKAPADGYTVLIVDTAFMTNPSLYSKLPYNSERDLTPVSLLATAPVIMIVHPSVPVRAVKELVALARAQPGALNFASGGPGSSTHLGVELLKYVAKIDLVHIPYKGTGPAVADVLGGQVTMMFAGISSVRQHVENGRLRAIAVTGERRSPAMPQVPTFGEAGMKAVDASSYWGALAPARTPQDVVNKLSTTMAQVLKMPDVREKLAELGFDPIGGGPSEYAALIARETDKWAKVIKAAGVKLD, from the coding sequence ATGCGACCTGCACTCATCGCGGCGGCCGCCCTCCTTTTTTGGGCATGCATCGGGTACGCGCAAACGTATCCGGCCAGGCAGATCCGGATCGTCGTGCCATTCGCCCCCGGCGGCGGCACCGACATCATGACACGCATCATGCTGCCGAAGCTCAGCGAGCTGCTGAAGCAGCAGCTGATCGTGGACAACCGCCCCGGCGCCGGCAGCCGGATCGGCACCGAGCTCGTCGCAAAAGCCCCCGCGGACGGCTACACCGTCCTCATCGTCGACACGGCATTCATGACGAACCCGAGCCTGTACTCGAAGCTGCCCTACAACTCCGAGCGCGATTTGACCCCGGTCTCGCTGTTGGCGACCGCGCCCGTGATCATGATCGTGCATCCGTCGGTCCCCGTGCGCGCGGTGAAGGAACTCGTAGCACTCGCGCGCGCGCAGCCCGGCGCACTCAACTTCGCCTCCGGCGGCCCCGGCAGCTCGACGCACCTCGGCGTGGAGCTTCTCAAGTACGTCGCGAAGATCGACCTCGTGCACATTCCCTACAAAGGCACGGGCCCCGCTGTCGCCGACGTGCTCGGAGGCCAGGTGACGATGATGTTCGCCGGCATCAGCTCGGTGCGTCAGCACGTCGAAAACGGCAGGCTGCGCGCGATCGCCGTGACTGGCGAGAGGCGCTCGCCTGCCATGCCGCAAGTGCCGACCTTCGGCGAAGCCGGCATGAAAGCCGTGGACGCGAGCTCGTACTGGGGCGCGCTCGCGCCGGCGCGCACGCCGCAGGACGTGGTCAACAAGCTGTCCACGACCATGGCGCAGGTGCTCAAGATGCCGGACGTGCGCGAGAAGCTCGCCGAGCTCGGTTTCGACCCGATCGGCGGAGGCCCGTCCGAGTATGCCGCGCTTATCGCAAGAGAGACCGACAAGTGGGCCAAGGTCATCAAGGCGGCGGGCGTGAAGCTCGACTGA
- a CDS encoding SDR family oxidoreductase, which translates to MNRLEGKVALITGAGSGIAKAASRLFAGEGARVVIAEIDREKGMATERIVNEAGGEALFVHTDVTNEDSAKGAVAAAVERFGKLDVLYNCAGGSTAEDDLVTEVDLTEWQRTMSLNLLGPILMCRHGIPRIVAAGGGAVVNMSSGAALRGSSPAHIYTAAKGGIVSLTRALAGTFVKDNVRVNAICAGRILTERITSRYGTPDRAGPVVDLQDAAGRLKEYPFWVGSPEDIARIALFLASDESRMITGAAIPADGGRSAY; encoded by the coding sequence CTGAACCGTCTCGAAGGCAAAGTCGCCCTGATCACCGGTGCCGGTTCCGGCATTGCCAAGGCGGCCTCGCGCCTCTTCGCCGGAGAGGGCGCGCGCGTGGTGATCGCGGAGATCGATCGAGAAAAGGGCATGGCGACCGAGCGCATCGTCAATGAAGCCGGTGGCGAAGCGCTGTTCGTCCACACCGATGTCACCAACGAGGACAGCGCCAAGGGCGCTGTCGCCGCCGCGGTCGAGCGTTTCGGAAAGCTCGACGTGCTCTACAACTGTGCTGGCGGATCGACGGCCGAGGACGACCTCGTGACCGAAGTCGACCTGACCGAGTGGCAGCGCACGATGTCGCTCAACCTGCTCGGCCCGATCCTCATGTGCCGGCACGGCATTCCGCGGATCGTCGCAGCGGGCGGCGGCGCGGTGGTGAACATGTCATCGGGCGCCGCGCTGCGCGGTTCCAGCCCGGCGCATATCTACACCGCGGCCAAGGGCGGGATCGTCTCCCTCACGCGGGCGCTCGCGGGGACTTTCGTCAAGGACAACGTCCGGGTGAACGCGATCTGCGCCGGCCGCATCCTCACCGAGCGCATCACCAGCCGCTACGGCACGCCGGACCGGGCAGGCCCGGTCGTGGACCTGCAGGACGCGGCCGGGCGCTTGAAGGAATACCCGTTCTGGGTCGGCTCGCCCGAGGACATCGCGCGGATCGCGCTGTTCCTCGCCTCCGACGAGTCGCGCATGATCACGGGTGCAGCCATTCCCGCGGACGGCGGCCGCTCGGCCTATTGA
- a CDS encoding alpha/beta fold hydrolase, which translates to MNAQARWAMQTFKASDGLVIAYALDDYTDPWKPADTLILIHAAMGSSKRFYAWVPHLARDVRVVRIDLRGHGESGNPAAGQLSPQRLVKDVVELADHVGATRFHVAGSSAGAIVAEKVAIDHPERVLSLAAFAGTGGIKHAHQDQLDWVKRIGEQGLAGFLRDTIADRVDLETAAPGFVDWFIAESAKTPVSVIEQFVPMMREFVVIDELHRIRCPVLAIAPGGDPIHPVANYRALPDRISGCEFVVYEGLPHNITDAVPDRCAQDLKRFLLKQRAAGPQPTTEETHATHQADEP; encoded by the coding sequence ATGAACGCGCAAGCGCGCTGGGCGATGCAGACGTTCAAGGCTTCCGACGGGCTCGTCATTGCCTACGCGCTCGACGACTACACCGATCCCTGGAAGCCGGCGGACACGCTGATCCTCATTCACGCCGCGATGGGGAGCTCGAAGCGCTTCTATGCCTGGGTCCCGCATCTCGCGCGCGACGTGCGCGTGGTCAGAATCGACCTGCGCGGGCACGGTGAGAGCGGCAATCCCGCTGCAGGACAACTCAGCCCGCAACGGCTGGTGAAGGACGTGGTGGAGCTCGCCGATCACGTCGGCGCGACGCGCTTCCACGTCGCCGGCTCGTCGGCCGGCGCGATCGTCGCCGAGAAGGTCGCGATCGATCATCCCGAGCGCGTGCTCTCGCTCGCGGCGTTCGCGGGCACCGGCGGCATCAAGCACGCCCATCAGGATCAGTTGGACTGGGTGAAGCGCATCGGTGAGCAGGGCCTTGCCGGGTTCCTGCGCGACACCATCGCCGACCGCGTCGATCTCGAGACCGCAGCGCCGGGCTTCGTCGACTGGTTCATCGCGGAATCGGCCAAGACGCCTGTGTCGGTCATCGAGCAGTTCGTGCCAATGATGCGCGAGTTCGTCGTCATCGACGAGCTCCACCGCATCCGCTGCCCCGTGCTCGCGATCGCGCCGGGCGGCGATCCGATACACCCGGTGGCGAACTATCGCGCGCTGCCGGATCGCATCTCCGGCTGCGAGTTCGTCGTCTACGAAGGTTTGCCGCACAACATCACCGATGCAGTGCCCGACCGCTGCGCGCAGGATCTGAAGCGATTCCTGCTGAAGCAGCGCGCGGCCGGACCCCAACCGACAACCGAGGAGACGCATGCAACGCATCAAGCCGATGAACCCTGA